One Paenibacillus sp. FSL H7-0737 DNA segment encodes these proteins:
- a CDS encoding HD-GYP domain-containing protein, whose product MRLVSVNQLQAGMKLGKKIYNDEGLTLLADGVELTDALIKRLARIDIGYIYIEDSVTDDIVITGILQDETRNQALKVIRNQFQQMSGASGITKGLYHLDKKFSKIMDNILDDMSLQEDPMIMLMDMHTADNYLYVHSLNVCLYTLVLGIAHGYSKEELRVIGLGALLHDIGKTQIPIKIVQKPGRLSDEEFRHMQAHTEIGFQILKEEPNIPLLAAHCALQHHERIDGSGYPRGLTGPQIHEYAKWLGVADSYDAMTSNRVYKKAMLPHQAVEALYVGSGTLYEQKHLELFRDRVAIYPLGLTVKLSTGESGVVVKIDPSTPHRPTVRVLTGPEGEKVVPFERDLSKALSVVIIDVAEQGGSLETPN is encoded by the coding sequence GTGCGTTTAGTATCCGTGAATCAGCTTCAAGCAGGCATGAAATTAGGTAAAAAAATATATAATGATGAAGGTCTAACTCTACTCGCAGACGGGGTGGAGCTTACGGATGCATTGATCAAGCGTCTTGCAAGAATTGATATCGGCTATATCTACATAGAGGATTCTGTCACGGACGATATTGTGATTACTGGTATTCTACAGGATGAGACGCGCAATCAGGCCCTAAAGGTGATTCGTAATCAATTTCAGCAAATGTCTGGGGCTTCAGGAATTACCAAGGGTCTGTATCATCTGGACAAAAAATTTTCTAAGATCATGGATAACATTTTAGACGATATGTCTTTACAAGAAGATCCGATGATCATGCTGATGGATATGCACACTGCTGATAACTATTTATATGTCCATTCCCTGAATGTCTGCTTGTACACTTTAGTGCTTGGTATTGCTCACGGGTATAGTAAAGAGGAACTTCGAGTGATTGGGCTAGGCGCGCTGCTGCATGATATTGGGAAAACACAAATCCCGATAAAAATCGTACAGAAACCCGGCAGGCTCAGTGATGAAGAATTCCGCCACATGCAGGCTCATACCGAGATTGGGTTTCAGATTCTAAAGGAGGAGCCGAATATTCCGCTGCTCGCAGCACATTGTGCCTTGCAACATCATGAACGCATTGACGGTTCCGGATATCCTCGCGGATTAACAGGACCCCAAATACATGAATATGCCAAGTGGCTGGGTGTAGCGGACTCCTACGATGCCATGACCTCCAATAGAGTCTACAAAAAGGCTATGCTGCCACATCAAGCCGTTGAGGCCCTCTATGTTGGTTCCGGTACTTTATATGAGCAGAAGCATTTAGAGTTGTTTAGAGATCGCGTAGCTATCTATCCGCTGGGACTTACGGTGAAGCTCAGTACGGGGGAGAGCGGGGTTGTGGTCAAAATAGATCCAAGTACGCCTCATAGACCCACCGTACGTGTGCTTACGGGTCCTGAAGGAGAGAAAGTCGTACCGTTTGAACGAGATCTTAGTAAAGCCCTCTCCGTTGTTATTATTGACGTCGCAGAACAAGGCGGTTCTCTGGAAACGCCAAATTGA
- a CDS encoding undecaprenyl-diphosphate phosphatase, whose amino-acid sequence MDTITAIILAIVEGITEFIPVSSTGHMILTTKLLGFAEQDSIMKTYEIVIQLGAILAIALVYRKRVLNLLGIGRSSSGRGGVMPASRLNLIHVILGIAPALAVAFFARDFIKSLFGASTVLWALVAGGILMIVAEWVNRRKIRITAHELDDLSYGQALAIGLYQIISVLWPGFSRSGSTISGGMLSGVSYKASADFSFLIAIPIMCAASGYELLDSYKNFTSETIGYFVIGFLISFVVAYLVVILFMKWIQKIRLTHFAIYRFILAAVFWLFIMR is encoded by the coding sequence ATGGACACGATTACAGCTATTATTTTAGCAATTGTCGAAGGGATCACTGAATTTATTCCTGTATCTTCGACCGGACACATGATCTTGACCACGAAGCTATTAGGCTTCGCTGAGCAAGATTCGATTATGAAGACTTATGAAATTGTAATTCAACTAGGGGCGATTTTGGCGATTGCACTTGTTTACCGCAAGCGAGTACTCAATTTGCTAGGGATTGGACGTAGTAGTTCAGGTAGAGGAGGCGTTATGCCGGCATCCCGTCTGAACTTAATTCATGTGATTCTCGGGATTGCCCCAGCACTTGCTGTGGCATTTTTTGCCCGCGATTTTATCAAAAGTCTTTTTGGAGCTTCGACTGTACTCTGGGCACTTGTGGCCGGAGGGATTCTAATGATTGTTGCAGAATGGGTGAACAGACGCAAAATACGAATTACTGCTCACGAATTGGATGATTTGTCTTACGGACAGGCGCTCGCGATTGGATTGTATCAGATTATTTCGGTACTTTGGCCGGGCTTCTCCCGTTCCGGGTCTACTATTTCCGGGGGGATGTTAAGCGGGGTCAGCTACAAGGCTTCTGCGGATTTTTCCTTCCTCATAGCCATTCCTATTATGTGTGCGGCTTCCGGATATGAACTGCTGGATTCGTATAAAAACTTCACAAGTGAGACGATTGGTTATTTTGTAATTGGTTTTCTGATTTCTTTTGTAGTGGCATATTTAGTGGTCATTTTGTTTATGAAATGGATTCAAAAGATTCGATTAACGCATTTCGCGATCTATCGATTTATTCTTGCTGCTGTATTCTGGTTGTTTATTATGCGTTAA
- a CDS encoding molybdenum cofactor biosynthesis protein has product MHITIRLFAGLAETIGSSSLSFQATEIPLTAGKLKELLSASYPNAASQIGASLIAIDREYAPDDSIITASSEVALIPPVSGGENGTIYETTTDGLYSITDQPLNAEKLLDAVLDVNHGASLLFIGTTREMTGEQRTTALHYDAYIPMALSKLEEIGKEVKNRWNANCAISHRIGLVGLKEASVIIAVSTPHRDTCYEASRFAIERLKQTVPVWKKDINESGQHWVNSDQKASDTIHK; this is encoded by the coding sequence ATGCATATTACTATCCGACTATTCGCGGGTCTGGCTGAGACAATCGGCTCTTCTTCTCTGTCCTTCCAAGCGACTGAGATTCCCTTAACAGCTGGCAAGCTGAAGGAGCTTCTATCTGCCTCTTATCCGAATGCAGCATCCCAAATTGGGGCTTCTTTAATTGCCATTGACCGGGAATATGCTCCTGATGATTCTATCATCACAGCGTCTTCCGAAGTCGCACTTATTCCTCCAGTTTCCGGGGGAGAGAATGGCACTATATATGAAACTACTACTGATGGTCTCTATAGCATAACGGACCAGCCTTTAAATGCAGAGAAGCTTCTAGATGCCGTTCTTGACGTCAATCACGGAGCATCCTTATTATTTATCGGCACTACACGTGAAATGACCGGAGAACAACGTACAACCGCACTTCATTATGATGCCTATATTCCTATGGCCTTAAGTAAACTAGAGGAGATTGGTAAAGAAGTGAAGAACCGCTGGAACGCAAACTGCGCCATATCTCACCGCATTGGGCTTGTAGGTTTAAAGGAAGCAAGTGTTATCATTGCCGTCTCCACACCCCATCGCGATACCTGCTACGAAGCCAGTCGCTTTGCCATTGAACGATTGAAACAGACGGTTCCCGTTTGGAAAAAAGACATTAATGAATCGGGCCAACATTGGGTGAACTCTGATCAAAAAGCTAGCGATACAATCCACAAATAA
- a CDS encoding bifunctional metallophosphatase/5'-nucleotidase has product MGHVPQRLTILHTNDIHSHFEMVSPVAAEIAAQRAAAGEEPVLLLDIGDHMDRAAVETEGTMGQANIDVLNLTGYDAVTIGNNEGLTFSQEMLSSIFSGLQCPVVCCNFVESSTGEPPSWMKRHAVLEKDGIKIGVTGATAAFTSFYSLLGWDALDPETALREQCLLLAPQVDILIVLSHLGLPTDKILAERLEGVHAILGGHTHHLLEEPIMINGTAVCGAGKFGRYLGRLQFERLDPQSDFSLVTGECIPIDPLLKEEVIGPAVAIHLKHGQESLQTIAAITDRELPLNLRGESPFGNLLAQAVRGFTGTSMSLVNTGQLLGPLPEGEVTTGMLHALCPSPINTCIIKLKGIDIRTALEQSLTEEFYSKVIYGYGFRGNHLGSLAVDGLKILYDPLMIPYDKSVAVFVEGNPLEDEREYNVGTLDMFTFRAGYETIANGKDALFLLPHFLRDLLRMELQRPNSLDECMLTRWEAKSE; this is encoded by the coding sequence ATGGGGCATGTGCCACAAAGACTGACCATACTTCATACCAATGATATACATAGCCATTTTGAAATGGTAAGTCCGGTGGCAGCGGAAATCGCCGCACAAAGGGCTGCAGCGGGAGAAGAGCCTGTACTGCTGCTGGATATTGGTGATCATATGGATCGTGCAGCTGTTGAGACAGAAGGCACTATGGGTCAGGCTAACATCGATGTATTAAATTTAACAGGATATGATGCTGTAACCATTGGCAATAATGAGGGGCTCACGTTCTCTCAGGAGATGTTGTCATCTATTTTTTCCGGGTTACAGTGCCCGGTAGTATGCTGTAATTTTGTAGAGTCTTCGACAGGAGAGCCGCCAAGCTGGATGAAGCGTCATGCGGTCTTGGAGAAGGATGGAATTAAAATTGGAGTGACCGGAGCAACAGCGGCATTTACTTCGTTCTATTCCCTTTTGGGCTGGGATGCTTTAGATCCTGAGACTGCGCTCCGGGAACAATGCCTACTTTTAGCGCCACAGGTGGATATTTTAATCGTTCTATCTCATCTCGGACTTCCTACGGATAAAATTCTGGCAGAACGGTTAGAGGGCGTACATGCCATTCTTGGTGGACATACGCACCATCTGTTAGAAGAGCCTATTATGATTAATGGTACTGCCGTATGCGGTGCTGGGAAATTCGGTCGGTATCTCGGGCGCCTACAATTTGAGCGACTAGATCCTCAGTCTGATTTCAGCTTAGTGACGGGTGAATGTATTCCTATTGACCCCCTTCTAAAGGAGGAGGTTATAGGTCCTGCAGTCGCTATTCATTTGAAGCATGGCCAAGAATCTCTTCAGACGATCGCTGCGATTACTGACCGTGAGCTTCCTTTGAACTTGCGGGGAGAGTCCCCCTTTGGCAATCTTTTGGCACAAGCAGTACGTGGATTTACAGGAACTAGTATGTCATTAGTTAATACGGGTCAGCTGCTAGGACCATTGCCGGAAGGCGAGGTTACGACAGGGATGCTGCACGCACTTTGTCCTTCTCCCATCAATACTTGCATCATTAAGCTGAAGGGTATAGATATTCGCACAGCTTTGGAACAGAGCCTTACAGAGGAGTTTTATAGTAAGGTCATTTACGGGTACGGTTTCCGCGGGAATCATCTGGGCAGCTTGGCAGTAGATGGATTAAAAATCTTGTACGACCCACTAATGATACCGTATGATAAGAGTGTTGCAGTTTTTGTCGAAGGAAACCCACTGGAGGATGAAAGAGAGTATAATGTTGGTACGCTGGACATGTTTACTTTCAGGGCCGGCTATGAGACGATCGCGAATGGGAAGGATGCTTTGTTTCTATTACCTCATTTTTTGCGTGATCTCTTGCGGATGGAGTTACAGCGTCCAAACAGCCTCGATGAATGCATGCTCACTCGCTGGGAGGCTAAGTCTGAATAA